One Angustibacter luteus genomic window carries:
- a CDS encoding nitroreductase family protein: MELDAVIRRRRMVRAYDPDRPVPGEVIDRVLDHAVRAPSAGFSQGWDFVVLRDDASRRTFWSTTKEDDGPPDAWLRGLMSAPVLVLCLSDKDAYLDRYAEPDKGWTDRAESHWPIPYWDVDTGMAALMMLLTAVDSGLGSCFFGVPGERHDAVRRAFAIPGGRRVVGVVSVGYAAADRRSPSLRRGRRPVSEVAHEGRFGQQYRATPSGLSHVDDGVGDDEAARPLQT, encoded by the coding sequence ATGGAACTCGACGCGGTCATCCGCCGCCGGCGCATGGTGCGCGCCTACGACCCCGACCGCCCCGTCCCCGGTGAGGTGATCGACCGGGTGCTCGACCACGCCGTGCGCGCCCCCAGCGCAGGCTTCAGCCAGGGCTGGGACTTCGTGGTCCTGCGCGACGACGCGTCCCGCCGGACCTTCTGGAGCACCACGAAGGAGGACGACGGTCCGCCGGACGCCTGGTTGCGGGGTCTGATGAGCGCCCCGGTACTCGTGCTCTGCCTCAGCGACAAGGACGCCTACCTCGACCGTTATGCCGAGCCGGACAAGGGCTGGACGGACCGCGCCGAGTCGCACTGGCCGATCCCCTACTGGGACGTCGACACCGGGATGGCCGCACTGATGATGCTGCTCACCGCGGTCGACTCCGGGCTCGGCTCGTGCTTCTTCGGGGTGCCGGGTGAGCGGCACGACGCCGTCCGGCGGGCGTTCGCCATCCCGGGCGGACGCCGCGTCGTGGGGGTCGTCTCGGTCGGGTACGCCGCCGCCGACCGCCGCTCCCCCAGCCTGCGCCGGGGTCGTCGTCCGGTCTCCGAGGTCGCCCACGAGGGCCGGTTCGGGCAGCAGTACCGCGCCACACCGAGCGGCCTCAGCCACGTCGACGACGGCGTGGGCGATGATGAGGCGGCCCGTCCGCTGCAGACCTGA